The Arachidicoccus terrestris genome includes the window ACAAAAGGTTACTGGATATTTCTCATCTTATCTATATGCTTGGCTTCTTTTACGCTTATCGATCAGAAAGAAAAGCCGGTCATCTATATTATCGGCGACTCTACCGTGCAAAACAGCGATGGTAATGGCCGGAACGCCTATTGGGGTTGGGGGAGTTTAATATACCCATACTTTGATACTTCACGCATTTCCATACGTAATCACGCAAAGTCTGGTACCAGTACCCGGACTTTTATCCTGGATGGACGCTGGGATAGAATTATGGGGGCTCTTAAAAAAGGTGATTTTGTGATTATGCAGTTCGGACATAACGATCATGCCGGCGTGGATGATACAGTCAGGCAGAAGGGGTCGTTGTTGGGAATAGGAGATTCGACCAGAGAAATCATTAGCATCCGTACCCATCAACCGGAAACGGTGCATACTTATGGTTGGTATTTGAAAAAATTCATTACCGAGGCTCAGCGTAAGGGGGCTACGCCGATTGTTTGTTCTCTTGTTCCCCGCAACCGCTGGGACCATGGCCGGGTGGTTATCGAAGCGCATTATCCAAAATGGGCTGAACAAGTAGCGCGGGCAAACGGCGCTTACTATATTAATCTCAATCGTATTATAGCGGCTCACTGGCTTTCGCTTGGAAGAGACAGCGTCAATCATTTTTTTCCAGGAGACGGAACACATACCAATATTAAAGGAGCGAAGCTTAATGCGGCCTGTGTGGTGGAGGGGCTAAGGTCATTGGACGGTTGCCCCATCCAAAAGTATATGAAACCTTGATACTAGATAAAGGCTCTGTTAGGAAGTTGTAAAGAAAGGCGGGTAACGCCAAAGTTAAATATTCAAAAATCAATAGCACTATGAAAACTAAGTATATTCTTTCAGTGGTTATACTGAGCTTGAGCTTTTTCGGTCTTGAGCATCCTAAGGCTTACAGCCGGGAGAGGGCTACCGTAATTCCCCAAACGCCGGTTGGAACTATTTCTTCAGCTATTACTACTATAGACCGGCTCTATGATGCTGTTGTCGACGTTAATGGGAAGGGAGACTATGCCTCTGTTCAGGCGGCTATTGACGGTGCACCGGCTAACCGGAAGGAGCCCTGGAAAATATTCGTTAAGAATGGACGCTATGAAGGGTTGGTAAGAGTCCCGGAAGATAAACCGTTTATCTATTTGATCGGACAGAACAGGGAGAAAGTAATTATAACATTTAAGATCAATTGTGCCAATCCTGAAAATCCTAAAGATGCCGGTCAGCCGTACTCCAAAGTCAAATTTCAGCAGTCGGATTGTGCCGTGGTAGTCGTGAATGCACCGGATTTTTACGCGGAAAATATTACTTTTGAAAATGCATATGGTGTAGAAGCCCAAAGCGGGCCACAGGCACTGGCTATTCGGACAAATAGGGACCGGATGGCCTTTTACAATTGTAAATTTCGATCTTTTCAGGATACCTGGATGACCAGTACTAAAAATAAGGATGACAGAACATATGCAGATAGCTGTTGGATAGAAGGTGCTGTGGATTATTTTTATGGTGGTGGAAATGCCTATATTGAGAATACTACTTTTTATAATGTACGCAGCGGATCGGTTATCGTTGCACCCAGTCATGACGCAGGCACCAAATGGGGATACGTTTTTCAACATTGCACCATAGATGGTAATGCAGCCGCTGCTGACGGCCGGTCAAAGCTGGGACGACCCTGGCATAACCAACCTATCGCAGTCTTTTTAAATTCCACCATAAAGATACCGCTTCAGCCGGAGGGCTGGACTGACATGGGGCCTGCTGCGAAGTTGTTTGCAGAATATAACAGCCGTGATGATAAGGGGAAACTGATCGATCTA containing:
- a CDS encoding rhamnogalacturonan acetylesterase gives rise to the protein MFVEEIKSVWQGQKTKGYWIFLILSICLASFTLIDQKEKPVIYIIGDSTVQNSDGNGRNAYWGWGSLIYPYFDTSRISIRNHAKSGTSTRTFILDGRWDRIMGALKKGDFVIMQFGHNDHAGVDDTVRQKGSLLGIGDSTREIISIRTHQPETVHTYGWYLKKFITEAQRKGATPIVCSLVPRNRWDHGRVVIEAHYPKWAEQVARANGAYYINLNRIIAAHWLSLGRDSVNHFFPGDGTHTNIKGAKLNAACVVEGLRSLDGCPIQKYMKP
- a CDS encoding pectinesterase family protein → MKTKYILSVVILSLSFFGLEHPKAYSRERATVIPQTPVGTISSAITTIDRLYDAVVDVNGKGDYASVQAAIDGAPANRKEPWKIFVKNGRYEGLVRVPEDKPFIYLIGQNREKVIITFKINCANPENPKDAGQPYSKVKFQQSDCAVVVVNAPDFYAENITFENAYGVEAQSGPQALAIRTNRDRMAFYNCKFRSFQDTWMTSTKNKDDRTYADSCWIEGAVDYFYGGGNAYIENTTFYNVRSGSVIVAPSHDAGTKWGYVFQHCTIDGNAAAADGRSKLGRPWHNQPIAVFLNSTIKIPLQPEGWTDMGPAAKLFAEYNSRDDKGKLIDLSQRRTWYRQSKGEGGRRVDGLQAVLSKQEAAKYSYHNVIVEEDGWDPRTFFTEAAAPSHLKWSAGRLIWQGSPDAAGYIVFKEHQLIGFTKDVSFKVGGNANGSYAVMSVNGYGSLGKMSGLNSL